A region from the Zonotrichia leucophrys gambelii isolate GWCS_2022_RI chromosome Z, RI_Zleu_2.0, whole genome shotgun sequence genome encodes:
- the ALDH1A1 gene encoding aldehyde dehydrogenase 1A1: MKKQGSDGNPAPVMPALPEPLKDLKIKYTKIFINNEWHDSVSGKKFAVFNPATEEKICEVEEGDKADVDKAVKAARKAFELGSTWRTMDASERGRLLNKLADLVERDRLILATMETIDGGKLFSTAYLMDLGACIKTLRYCAGWADKIHGRTVPMDGNFFTFTRHEPIGVCGQIIPWNFPLVMFIWKIAPALCCGNTVVVKPAEQTPLSALYMGSLIKEAGFPPGVVNIVPGFGPTAGAAISHHMDIDKVSFTGSTEVGKLIKEAAGKSNLKRVTLELGGKSPNIIFADADLDAAVEFAHIGLFYHQGQCCIAGSRIFVEEPIYDEFVRRSIERAKKYTLGDPLKPGVQQGPQIDKEQYEKILELIESGKKEGAKLECGGGPWGDKGYFIQPTVFSNVTDDMRIAKEEIFGPVQQIMKFKTIDEVIKRANNTTYGLAAAVFTKDIDKALTFAAALQAGTVWVNCYSALSAQCPFGGFKMSGNGRELGEYGLHEYTEVKTVTIKIPQKNS, translated from the exons ATGAAGAAACAAGGCTCAGATGGCAATCCTGCTCCAGTTATGCCAGCGCTGCCAGAGCCATTGAAAGACCTGAAAATTAAGTACACCAAG ATATTTATAAACAATGAATGGCATGATTCAGTCAGTGGTAAAAAATTTGCAGTCTTTAACCCCGCAACTGAAGAGAAAATCTGTGAGGTTGAAGAAGGCGACAAG GCGGATGTAGACAAGGCAGTGAAAGCAGCTAGAAAGGCTTTTGAGCTCGGGTCAACCTGGCGCACAATGGATGCTTCAGAGCGAGGAAGGCTCTTGAATAAGCTAGCTGACTTGGTCGAAAGAGATCGTCTGATTCTAGCT ACAATGGAAACCATTGACGGTGGGAAGCTCTTTTCCACGGCCTATCTAATGGACTTGGGTGCCTGTATCAAAACTTTACGTTACTGTGCAGGCTGGGCTGATAAAATCCATGGGCGTACTGTTCCAATGG ATGGAAACTTTTTTACATTTACTAGACATGAGCCTATTGGGGTGTGTGGCCAAATTATTCCT TGGAACTTCCCACTGGTTATGTTCATCTGGAAGATTGCCCCTGCTCTTTGTTGTGGAAACACGGTGGTTGTCAAACCAGCAGAACAAACTCCACTCAGTGCCCTCTACATGGGATCCTTAATTAAAGAG GCAGGATTTCCACCTGGAGTAGTGAATATTGTGCCAGGCTTCGGACCCACCGCTGGAGCAGCAATTTCTCACCACATGGATATAGATAAAGTATCTTTCACAGGCTCTACAGAG GTTGGCAAACTGATAAAAGAAGCAGCCGGGAAGAGCAATCTGAAGAGAGTTACCTTGGAACTTGGAGGAAAAAGTCCGAACATTATATTTGCAGATGCAGATT tggatgctgctgtggaattTGCACATATTGGTCTGTTCTATCACCAGGGACAATGTTGTATAGCAGGATCTAGGATTTTTGTGGAAGAGCCTATTTATGATGAGTTTGTTCGCCGGAGCATTGAAAGAGCAAAGAAGTATACTCTTGGGGATCCTTTGAAGCCAGGTGTGCAGCAAGGCCCTCAA ATTGATAAGGAGCAATATGAAAAAATCCTGGAGCTAATTGAGagtgggaaaaaagaaggagcCAAACTGGAATGTGGAGGAGGTCCATGGGGAGACAAGGGTTACTTCATCCAGCCCACAGTTTTTTCTAATGTTACAGATGATATGCGCATCGCCAAAGAAGAG ATATTTGGACCTGTTCAACAAATCATGAAGTTTAAAACCATAGATGAAGTTATCAAGAGGGCAAATAATACCACCTATGGCTtagcagcagcagtttttaCCAAAGACATTGACAAAGCATTGACATTTGCAGCTGCCCTTCAGGCTGGAACAGTATG GGTTAATTGCTACAGTGCATTGTCTGCTCAATGTCCCTTTGGAGGTTTTAAGATGTCGGGAAATGGACGAGAACT GGGAGAATATGGTCTTCATGAATACACAGAAGTTAAGACTGTCACCATCAAAATCCCTCAAAAGAACTCGTAA